In Cytobacillus oceanisediminis, the following proteins share a genomic window:
- a CDS encoding YtxH domain-containing protein: protein MNSQDRTQFDSNQPKTDENINTKDFMIGALIGGMVGAATALFLAPKSGKELQSDLSEKAALLKEKSGQYRETAMTKGTELANAAKEKTNVLTQTVTKQSNELVNKVKSLKDAQNGQAAANGAAEENGEAINNETFQAEGNAPVNDAEIQMKLEETKKAFDETEQKYN, encoded by the coding sequence ATGAATAGCCAAGACCGTACTCAATTTGATTCAAATCAGCCCAAAACCGATGAAAACATTAATACGAAAGATTTCATGATTGGTGCCTTAATCGGAGGCATGGTTGGCGCAGCTACCGCTCTGTTTCTGGCTCCTAAATCAGGCAAGGAGCTTCAGAGCGATTTAAGCGAAAAGGCTGCCCTATTAAAAGAAAAGTCAGGACAGTACCGTGAAACAGCTATGACAAAAGGTACCGAACTGGCTAATGCTGCAAAAGAAAAAACAAATGTGCTAACTCAAACGGTAACAAAACAATCCAATGAACTTGTAAATAAAGTGAAAAGCTTGAAAGACGCTCAAAATGGACAAGCTGCTGCAAACGGCGCAGCCGAAGAAAATGGAGAGGCCATCAATAACGAGACATTCCAGGCAGAAGGGAACGCACCCGTAAATGATGCGGAAATCCAAATGAAGCTGGAAGAGACGAAAAAAGCTTTTGACGAAACCGAGCAAAAGTATAATTAA
- the ccpA gene encoding catabolite control protein A gives MNVTIYDVAREANVSMATVSRVVNGNPNVKPATRKKVMEVIDRLGYRPNAVARGLASKKTTTVGVIIPDISSTFFAELARGIEDIATMYKYNIILSNSDQNIEKELHLLNTMLGKQVDGIVFMGGNITSEHVEEFEKSPVPIVLAGSIEETGKIPSVNINYEQAAFDVTKSFIEKGHKDAAIVVGPLREPINQEKKLAGYKRALEEAEVPFRDELVVEGDYTYDSGIEAFEKLLEADPRPTAIFAGSDEMALGIVHGAEDKGYNIPKDFEVISSDNTRLALMVRPQLTSVVQPLYDIGAVAMRLLTKLMNKESVDEQIVVLPHRIEERSSTK, from the coding sequence ATGAATGTAACAATATACGATGTGGCAAGAGAAGCGAATGTATCAATGGCAACGGTTTCTCGTGTTGTAAATGGCAACCCGAATGTTAAGCCTGCAACAAGAAAAAAAGTAATGGAAGTTATTGACCGGCTTGGGTACCGCCCCAACGCGGTTGCAAGAGGATTGGCAAGCAAAAAAACTACTACAGTCGGTGTGATCATTCCCGATATCTCCAGCACTTTTTTTGCAGAATTGGCAAGGGGCATAGAGGATATTGCGACAATGTATAAATACAATATCATTCTCAGCAACTCCGACCAAAATATTGAAAAAGAGCTGCACTTGCTCAATACTATGCTCGGGAAACAGGTGGATGGAATAGTCTTCATGGGCGGCAATATTACGTCCGAGCATGTTGAAGAGTTTGAAAAGTCACCAGTTCCGATCGTACTGGCTGGCTCTATTGAAGAAACAGGCAAAATCCCATCTGTAAATATTAATTATGAACAGGCAGCATTTGATGTGACCAAGTCATTTATTGAAAAAGGCCATAAAGATGCTGCTATCGTGGTGGGACCTCTCCGAGAGCCGATTAATCAGGAAAAAAAGCTTGCAGGCTATAAGCGGGCATTGGAAGAAGCTGAGGTGCCCTTCCGCGATGAATTGGTGGTTGAAGGAGATTATACGTACGATTCAGGTATAGAAGCCTTTGAAAAGCTGCTTGAGGCAGATCCGCGTCCAACAGCTATTTTTGCAGGATCTGATGAAATGGCATTGGGAATTGTCCACGGGGCGGAGGATAAAGGTTATAATATCCCGAAAGACTTTGAGGTCATCAGCTCTGACAATACCAGATTGGCATTAATGGTCCGTCCTCAGCTGACATCAGTCGTACAGCCTTTGTACGATATTGGTGCAGTTGCCATGAGATTGCTTACGAAACTTATGAATAAGGAATCAGTCGATGAGCAAATTGTTGTACTCCCTCACCGAATTGAAGAACGAAGCTCAACAAAATAA
- the pilM gene encoding cell division protein FtsA, with protein sequence MDEQKKLFALDIGTRTVVGIILEENGGQYHVKDIVIKEHAERAMLDGQIHDVLAVSKIIAEIRDELEAKHGPLKKVCVAAAGRALKIERSETVISIKGKPMMQKQDILHLELSAVQQAQAMAAEKHETEKSYYYYCVGYSVLYYRLDREEIGSLIDQQGDEASVEIIATFLPKVVVESLISALQRAGLEMEALTLEPIAAINVLIPPSMRRLNVALVDIGAGTSDIAITDMGTVTAYGMVPVAGDEITEAISDQLLLDFPLAEKAKRDLHLSDTITVTDILGFQTEVSREETIEKISPALERLTNSICDEILRLNNRPPKAVMLVGGGSLTPGLPERIAQRLGLPANRVAIRGIDAISGLNLPDFTDRGPELVTPIGIAIAAKKAPVQYCTVYVNDQPVRLFEVKNLTVGDCLLAAGIKMNKLYGKPGLAMIVKLNGQSVTIPGSHGEAPVIKRNSLTSALDEEIKSGDIITVSRGRDGLPAEVRIKDLIDEVPEKSITINGKQYTIQPAITCNEKAASLEQIIADRDKVECRIPETFEGILRILNLNDLLNELTPFRISINEKETFLPRHTGKLFKNGLEANYHSIVDDGDNLRIEKRSTLTVKELADIKQLALQQRIPVMFNGKKLELSRGILEFQREGAVLTEDDPIHAGDAITLVKKPMSPFIFQDVFSHVSVDMPAASSGNFILLKNGEKTSFHEPVEPGDHLKIVWPAINNKNSNVKYI encoded by the coding sequence TTGGACGAACAAAAAAAGCTTTTTGCACTGGATATCGGCACCCGCACGGTGGTCGGAATTATTCTCGAAGAAAACGGCGGGCAATATCATGTGAAAGACATCGTGATTAAGGAGCATGCAGAAAGGGCCATGCTCGACGGACAGATCCATGATGTACTGGCTGTATCAAAAATTATAGCAGAAATCAGGGATGAACTAGAAGCAAAACACGGCCCATTAAAAAAGGTGTGCGTTGCAGCGGCAGGCAGGGCTTTAAAAATAGAAAGATCTGAAACAGTTATCAGTATTAAAGGAAAACCGATGATGCAAAAGCAGGATATACTTCACCTTGAATTAAGTGCAGTTCAGCAGGCACAGGCAATGGCTGCTGAAAAGCATGAAACTGAAAAAAGCTATTATTACTATTGTGTTGGATATTCCGTTTTATACTATCGTCTTGATAGAGAAGAAATCGGCAGTCTGATTGATCAGCAGGGGGATGAAGCATCCGTTGAAATCATTGCTACTTTCCTGCCCAAGGTTGTAGTGGAGTCACTAATCTCAGCTCTTCAAAGGGCTGGCCTGGAAATGGAAGCTTTGACACTTGAGCCAATCGCAGCTATTAATGTGCTGATTCCTCCTTCGATGAGAAGGCTGAATGTTGCTCTTGTTGATATCGGTGCCGGAACATCCGATATTGCCATTACAGATATGGGCACAGTTACAGCTTATGGAATGGTGCCTGTAGCAGGCGATGAGATAACTGAAGCAATCAGTGACCAGCTTCTGCTGGACTTTCCTTTAGCCGAAAAGGCAAAGAGAGATTTGCATTTATCGGATACAATCACTGTCACGGATATTCTCGGCTTCCAGACAGAAGTCAGCAGGGAAGAAACAATTGAAAAAATTTCTCCTGCGCTTGAACGTTTGACAAATTCCATCTGCGATGAAATATTGCGGCTAAATAACAGGCCACCAAAAGCCGTCATGCTGGTAGGCGGCGGGAGCTTAACACCTGGACTTCCTGAAAGGATAGCGCAAAGATTGGGCCTTCCAGCGAATAGAGTCGCAATTAGGGGAATTGATGCCATAAGCGGGCTGAATTTACCGGATTTTACAGACAGAGGCCCTGAACTTGTCACCCCAATAGGAATTGCCATCGCTGCTAAAAAAGCTCCGGTCCAATATTGTACAGTTTACGTCAACGATCAGCCTGTCAGGCTATTCGAGGTCAAGAACCTGACAGTTGGGGATTGTCTCCTGGCAGCAGGCATAAAAATGAATAAGCTTTACGGGAAGCCCGGACTCGCCATGATAGTCAAACTAAATGGGCAAAGCGTTACGATTCCGGGAAGCCATGGAGAAGCTCCTGTCATCAAACGCAACAGCCTTACAAGTGCTTTGGATGAAGAAATCAAATCTGGGGATATCATTACTGTTTCAAGAGGACGAGACGGATTGCCTGCTGAAGTCCGCATAAAAGATTTGATTGATGAGGTTCCGGAAAAGTCAATCACTATTAACGGAAAGCAGTACACCATCCAGCCTGCCATTACCTGTAATGAAAAAGCTGCCTCGCTAGAGCAGATCATTGCTGATCGGGATAAGGTGGAGTGCAGGATTCCGGAAACGTTTGAAGGAATCTTAAGAATTTTAAACCTAAACGATTTATTAAACGAGCTTACGCCTTTTAGAATCAGCATTAATGAAAAAGAGACATTTCTGCCCCGCCATACCGGAAAGCTTTTTAAAAACGGCCTTGAAGCGAATTATCATAGCATAGTAGACGATGGTGACAATCTGCGGATTGAAAAAAGAAGCACACTAACAGTAAAGGAATTAGCAGATATTAAGCAGCTGGCACTTCAGCAGAGGATCCCGGTCATGTTTAACGGTAAGAAATTAGAGCTTTCCAGGGGAATACTTGAATTTCAGAGAGAAGGAGCTGTCCTCACCGAAGATGATCCCATTCATGCTGGAGATGCGATTACACTCGTGAAAAAACCAATGTCTCCCTTTATTTTTCAGGATGTATTCAGCCATGTTAGTGTAGATATGCCTGCAGCATCTTCCGGAAACTTCATTCTCTTAAAGAATGGGGAAAAGACATCTTTTCATGAACCTGTAGAGCCTGGTGATCACCTCAAAATTGTGTGGCCTGCCATAAATAATAAAAATTCAAATGTGAAGTATATATAG
- a CDS encoding nicotinate phosphoribosyltransferase: MKEIEMKVKGEIKRLTNQTFKFDERVRDGWFSAVYFLKTREIVKKYHEDKIVTMQFFQKNHAVLCGTDEVIALLKTFADRPDDLEIHSLKDGDKISPFETVLTITGRYQDFGYLEGIIDGILARRTSVATNVYNVVKAAGVSGVQKQVIFMGDRDDHYITQAGDGYAAFIGGATAQATHAMNEWWGKKGMGTMPHALIQMFEGDIVASTKAYQETFPEDDLVALVDYNNDAITDSLKVARAFGKELRGVRVDTSRTMIDQYFLRNQHLLGTFDPRGVNAELIFALRKALDDEGFRHVKIVVSGGFTESRIREFEEQGVPVDTYGIGSSLLKITTGFTGDNVMIDGKHAAKAGRRYRPNPRLEKVE; the protein is encoded by the coding sequence ATGAAGGAAATTGAAATGAAGGTTAAAGGAGAAATTAAACGTCTGACAAACCAGACTTTTAAATTCGATGAACGTGTAAGAGATGGCTGGTTTTCAGCGGTTTACTTCCTTAAGACAAGAGAGATTGTTAAGAAATATCATGAAGATAAAATCGTAACCATGCAGTTTTTCCAAAAGAATCATGCTGTTCTATGCGGTACGGATGAAGTCATTGCGCTATTAAAAACATTTGCGGACCGCCCGGATGATCTGGAAATCCATTCATTAAAAGACGGTGATAAGATTTCACCCTTTGAAACAGTATTAACCATTACAGGAAGATATCAGGATTTCGGATATCTCGAAGGAATAATTGACGGCATATTGGCCAGAAGAACTTCAGTTGCCACGAATGTCTATAATGTGGTAAAAGCGGCAGGTGTTTCTGGTGTTCAAAAGCAGGTCATCTTCATGGGGGACCGGGATGATCATTATATCACCCAGGCAGGAGATGGCTATGCAGCCTTTATTGGGGGTGCAACAGCCCAGGCCACGCATGCGATGAATGAATGGTGGGGCAAAAAAGGCATGGGAACAATGCCGCATGCATTGATCCAAATGTTCGAGGGAGATATCGTTGCATCTACTAAGGCTTATCAGGAGACGTTTCCTGAAGACGATTTAGTTGCTCTGGTAGACTACAACAATGATGCCATCACCGATTCCCTGAAAGTGGCAAGAGCCTTTGGCAAAGAGCTTAGAGGAGTCCGGGTTGACACATCAAGAACAATGATTGATCAATATTTCTTAAGAAATCAGCATTTGCTGGGAACGTTTGACCCGCGCGGGGTCAATGCAGAACTGATTTTTGCTTTAAGAAAAGCGCTGGATGATGAAGGTTTCCGACATGTGAAAATTGTGGTGAGCGGCGGTTTTACTGAATCCCGAATCCGCGAATTTGAAGAACAGGGTGTTCCGGTTGATACCTATGGAATTGGAAGCAGCCTGCTGAAGATCACCACAGGATTCACTGGAGACAATGTAATGATTGACGGTAAGCATGCAGCTAAGGCAGGAAGGCGTTATCGTCCAAACCCCCGCCTTGAAAAGGTTGAATAA
- a CDS encoding bifunctional 3-deoxy-7-phosphoheptulonate synthase/chorismate mutase, producing the protein MSNKELDKLRGRVDELNLQLLALINERAELVQEIGRVKETQGVYRYDPVRERKMLDLIKEHNDGPFENSTIEHMFKEIFKAGLELQKDDHRKALLVSRKKKPENTIVDLKGEKVGDGNPHLVFGPCAVESYEQVATVAEAVKAKGLKLLRGGAYKPRTSPYDFQGLGLEGLKILKRVADEYDLAVISEIVSPNDIETAVNYIDVIQIGARNMQNFELLKAAGAVNKPVLLKRGIAATIEEFINAAEYIMSQGNGQIILCERGIRTYERATRNTLDISAVPILKQETHLPVLVDVTHSTGRRDLLLPAAKAALAIGADGVMAEVHPDPAVALSDSAQQMDLNQFDQFMAELQSSALLRV; encoded by the coding sequence ATGAGCAATAAAGAGCTAGATAAACTTCGCGGTCGAGTGGATGAGCTGAATCTCCAGCTTTTAGCTTTGATCAATGAAAGAGCAGAACTTGTTCAGGAAATCGGAAGAGTAAAGGAAACACAAGGGGTTTATCGTTATGATCCTGTCCGAGAACGCAAGATGCTGGACTTGATAAAAGAGCATAATGACGGTCCTTTTGAAAATTCAACAATTGAGCATATGTTCAAGGAAATTTTTAAAGCAGGTCTTGAACTTCAAAAAGATGATCATAGAAAGGCGCTTCTTGTTTCACGCAAAAAGAAGCCTGAAAATACGATTGTAGACTTAAAGGGTGAAAAAGTAGGGGACGGCAATCCTCATCTTGTTTTTGGCCCTTGTGCAGTTGAATCTTATGAGCAGGTGGCAACTGTTGCTGAAGCTGTAAAAGCAAAAGGACTTAAGCTCCTTCGCGGAGGCGCATATAAACCAAGAACATCGCCATATGATTTCCAGGGTCTTGGTCTTGAAGGTCTAAAAATCTTAAAAAGAGTGGCAGATGAATACGATCTGGCAGTTATTTCTGAAATCGTAAGCCCTAATGATATTGAAACGGCTGTAAATTATATTGATGTCATTCAAATCGGGGCAAGAAACATGCAAAACTTCGAGCTATTAAAAGCAGCGGGGGCTGTAAACAAACCAGTTCTTTTAAAGCGCGGGATTGCAGCTACAATTGAAGAATTCATCAATGCAGCGGAATATATCATGTCCCAGGGGAATGGACAGATCATCCTATGTGAGCGCGGAATCCGCACATACGAACGTGCAACACGCAATACGCTGGACATTTCGGCTGTGCCAATTCTTAAGCAGGAAACACATTTGCCAGTACTGGTTGACGTTACGCATTCAACAGGCCGCAGAGATTTGCTTCTTCCAGCAGCAAAAGCAGCGCTGGCTATCGGCGCAGATGGTGTAATGGCAGAAGTTCATCCAGACCCGGCTGTTGCCCTATCAGATTCAGCACAGCAAATGGACTTGAATCAATTTGATCAATTTATGGCTGAACTTCAATCTTCAGCATTGCTGAGAGTGTAG
- the motS gene encoding flagellar motor protein MotS yields MKPRRRSPEPPKGAPRWMVTFSDLVTLILVFFILLFSMSQIDLMKFQALSDSFRDRQVLDFQPSIIPAENPGQNEEIKENEDSGQSDSLDELLMEIQSFLDKNGLEKVIVANRTERGVVLVLQEQVLFESGDASLIDSSYSFLDKVGTLLANMPNLVKVEGHTDDRPITTYRYPSNWELSAARASTVIRYLTEKHNLDSHRFMAVGYGETRPIVPNSGPENWEKNRRVEIIISDPKFNEDNNIHN; encoded by the coding sequence ATGAAGCCTAGGAGAAGATCTCCGGAGCCTCCAAAAGGCGCCCCAAGATGGATGGTGACTTTCTCCGATCTCGTCACACTGATATTGGTATTTTTTATTCTGCTGTTTTCGATGTCACAGATTGATTTAATGAAGTTTCAGGCATTATCCGATTCTTTCCGGGACAGGCAGGTGCTGGATTTCCAGCCGTCTATCATTCCTGCAGAGAACCCGGGACAAAATGAAGAAATTAAAGAAAATGAAGACAGCGGGCAATCCGATTCGCTTGATGAGCTTCTGATGGAGATTCAGTCGTTTTTGGATAAGAATGGCTTAGAAAAAGTGATTGTGGCAAACAGGACGGAACGAGGGGTCGTTCTCGTTCTGCAGGAACAGGTTTTATTTGAATCCGGAGATGCAAGTCTGATAGACAGTTCATACTCTTTCCTGGATAAAGTAGGAACCCTTTTAGCAAACATGCCAAACCTTGTGAAGGTGGAAGGACATACTGATGACCGACCCATAACTACTTACAGATATCCGTCCAATTGGGAGTTATCTGCTGCCAGGGCAAGTACTGTAATCAGATATCTAACAGAAAAGCATAATCTTGACAGCCACAGGTTTATGGCTGTCGGCTACGGGGAAACCCGTCCTATCGTCCCTAATTCCGGACCGGAGAATTGGGAGAAAAACAGGCGTGTTGAAATCATTATTTCTGATCCGAAATTTAATGAAGATAACAATATTCATAATTGA
- the motP gene encoding flagellar motor protein MotP — MRKFDILTPAGLMVGLAMLIFGIMWNGGADGFLSFVDPSSILIVLGGLIAGLLVSFPLKDIRHMATVFKQVFSSEEQSVGELIGIFVKLSERARREGLLSLEAEIEKVEDPFIRKGVYLAVDGIEPDVITDIMNAEIMAMEERHRKGRSILERAGEYAPAWGMIGTLIGLVLMLKNLNDPSTLGPNMALALLTTLYGSLLANLIFLPMAAKLALKTEKEVFLKQIIIEGVIGVQSGQNPRILEEKLSAFLSSEERRDLEKAVNEGEALDYEA; from the coding sequence ATGAGAAAGTTTGATATTTTAACACCGGCAGGGTTAATGGTGGGGCTTGCTATGCTGATTTTTGGAATCATGTGGAATGGAGGAGCTGATGGTTTTTTATCCTTTGTTGACCCTTCTTCAATTCTTATTGTTTTGGGCGGTTTAATAGCTGGGCTGCTTGTAAGTTTTCCCTTAAAAGATATCAGGCATATGGCCACCGTTTTTAAACAGGTTTTTTCCAGTGAAGAGCAAAGCGTTGGCGAGCTGATTGGAATTTTTGTCAAACTCTCTGAGCGTGCCCGGCGTGAAGGGCTGTTATCGCTTGAGGCTGAAATCGAGAAGGTGGAAGATCCTTTCATTCGGAAAGGCGTTTACCTGGCTGTGGATGGTATAGAACCAGATGTCATTACTGACATTATGAATGCCGAAATTATGGCGATGGAAGAGAGGCACAGAAAAGGGAGAAGCATTCTCGAAAGAGCCGGAGAGTACGCACCGGCATGGGGAATGATAGGGACCCTGATCGGACTGGTTCTGATGCTGAAGAATTTGAATGATCCTTCCACACTTGGGCCCAATATGGCTCTTGCCTTACTGACTACTTTATATGGCTCCCTGCTGGCCAATCTGATTTTTCTGCCGATGGCAGCAAAGCTGGCTTTAAAGACAGAGAAGGAAGTTTTTTTGAAGCAGATTATTATTGAAGGGGTTATCGGTGTTCAATCCGGACAGAATCCGAGAATATTGGAAGAAAAGCTGAGCGCCTTTTTATCCTCAGAAGAACGGAGAGATTTGGAGAAAGCTGTAAATGAGGGGGAGGCACTGGATTATGAAGCCTAG
- a CDS encoding DUF948 domain-containing protein, giving the protein MEIILYLSVAVIAIAFLVLVIYLAKTLKSLQGTLDNVSHTLAGLERQLDGVTKETTVLLHKTNSLATDIQQKSENLNSVVTAVKEVGDSVRKFNGSIQKITSSVNTQLEQNKDKISQVVQWSNVLLEIKDKWKMRKEDPYQYNVSEKQMLPPERQRERAKY; this is encoded by the coding sequence TTGGAAATTATTTTATACTTAAGTGTAGCAGTCATTGCTATAGCATTTCTTGTTTTGGTCATTTATCTGGCGAAAACGTTAAAATCCTTACAGGGGACATTAGATAATGTATCACACACATTGGCAGGCCTTGAAAGGCAATTAGATGGTGTCACGAAGGAAACAACTGTCCTGCTGCATAAAACCAATTCACTGGCTACAGACATTCAGCAGAAATCTGAGAACCTGAACAGTGTCGTAACTGCGGTAAAAGAAGTTGGTGACTCTGTCCGCAAATTTAATGGATCCATTCAGAAAATCACATCTTCTGTAAACACACAGCTTGAACAGAATAAAGATAAAATCTCACAGGTGGTACAGTGGAGCAATGTTCTCCTTGAAATTAAAGATAAGTGGAAAATGAGAAAAGAAGACCCTTATCAGTACAATGTCAGCGAGAAACAAATGCTTCCGCCCGAACGCCAGAGAGAAAGAGCAAAATACTAG
- the ytxJ gene encoding bacillithiol system redox-active protein YtxJ codes for MKKFDSQEAFDQAVEAGEQLLVLKHSSTCPVSGAAYDEYESYVKEHQDVNAYYLVVQEDRPLSNHIAEAFHIKHESPQAILFNNGDVAWHASHWKITYDSLVNAVKENR; via the coding sequence ATGAAAAAATTTGATAGCCAAGAAGCATTTGATCAAGCAGTAGAAGCAGGAGAGCAGCTGCTGGTTTTAAAACACAGTTCCACTTGCCCGGTAAGCGGAGCAGCGTATGATGAATATGAAAGCTATGTGAAAGAGCATCAAGATGTAAATGCTTATTACCTAGTTGTTCAGGAAGATCGTCCTTTGTCAAATCACATTGCAGAAGCTTTTCATATCAAACATGAGTCACCTCAGGCCATCCTATTTAATAATGGAGATGTTGCCTGGCATGCATCACATTGGAAGATTACATATGATTCCCTGGTGAATGCTGTGAAGGAGAACAGATAA
- a CDS encoding aminopeptidase: protein MKDPRIAKLAKNLINYSVRLQKGEKVLIENFGLQKELVTALVKEAYAAGGYPFVSLKDHQVDRSLLLGAQEDQFNMMAEFEANVMSKMDAYIGLRSGDNINEQADVPDDKMKIHGSTIGQKVHREIRVPKTKWVVLRYPNASMAQLAKMSTEAFEDFYFDVCNLDYGKMDKAMDSLVELMNKTDKVKITGPGTDLSFSIKDIPAIKCSGQMNIPDGEVYTAPVRESVNGVITYNTPSPYHGFTFENVKLTFKDGKIVEAEANDSERINKIFDTDEGARYIGEFAIGVNPYILHPMQDILFDEKIDGSFHFTPGQCYDEAYNGNKSNIHWDMVNIQRPDYGGGEIYFDDVLIRKDGRFVNSELEALNPENLK from the coding sequence ATGAAAGATCCCCGTATTGCAAAACTGGCAAAAAATTTGATTAACTATTCAGTCCGACTTCAGAAGGGTGAGAAGGTCCTTATTGAAAATTTCGGACTGCAAAAGGAATTAGTGACCGCGCTGGTTAAGGAAGCATATGCAGCAGGAGGATACCCGTTTGTTTCCTTAAAAGATCATCAGGTTGATCGTTCCCTGCTTTTAGGCGCACAAGAAGATCAATTCAATATGATGGCTGAGTTTGAAGCAAATGTTATGAGCAAAATGGATGCATACATAGGACTGCGCTCCGGAGACAACATCAACGAGCAGGCTGACGTGCCGGATGATAAAATGAAAATTCATGGATCAACCATCGGACAAAAAGTGCATAGAGAAATCCGCGTGCCAAAAACGAAATGGGTGGTTTTGCGTTATCCTAATGCTTCCATGGCCCAGCTGGCTAAAATGAGCACAGAGGCATTTGAAGATTTCTATTTTGATGTCTGCAATTTGGATTACGGCAAAATGGACAAAGCAATGGACAGCCTTGTGGAATTAATGAATAAAACCGATAAAGTCAAAATAACTGGCCCCGGTACTGATCTATCCTTCTCGATTAAAGATATTCCGGCAATCAAATGCTCCGGCCAAATGAATATCCCAGATGGAGAGGTCTATACGGCCCCTGTACGTGAGTCTGTCAACGGCGTCATCACCTATAACACTCCATCTCCATACCATGGTTTTACATTTGAAAATGTAAAACTGACATTCAAAGATGGGAAAATTGTTGAAGCGGAAGCGAATGACAGCGAACGCATCAATAAAATCTTTGATACGGATGAGGGTGCGCGCTATATAGGTGAATTCGCTATCGGGGTTAACCCTTACATTCTTCATCCGATGCAGGATATTCTGTTCGATGAAAAAATTGACGGAAGCTTCCACTTCACACCTGGACAATGCTATGACGAAGCCTATAATGGCAATAAATCCAATATTCATTGGGATATGGTTAACATCCAGCGCCCTGACTATGGCGGCGGTGAAATCTACTTTGATGATGTATTAATCCGTAAAGACGGGCGATTTGTCAATAGTGAACTTGAAGCATTAAATCCGGAGAATTTAAAGTAA
- the murC gene encoding UDP-N-acetylmuramate--L-alanine ligase, which produces MTIYHFVGIKGSGMSALAQVLHDMNYQVQGSDFEKHFFTQVALEKSGIKILPFQKENIQPGMTVIAGNAYPDTHEEIEEAMKLGLPVVRYHRFLGDFMKNFTSIAVTGAHGKTSTTGLLAHVMRGAKPTSFLIGDGTGKGDKEAEYFVFEACEYRRHFLSYYPDYAIMTNIDFDHPDYFANIEDVFSAFQEMSWQVNKGIFACGDDEQLQKIQAKVPVVFYGFGEDNDFQARNVVKTTEGTTFDVFVRNTFYETFSIPAYGDHNVLNSLAVIALCHYEEIDAKIVQEQLLSFEGVKRRFSEKKVGSQVIIDDYAHHPTEIKATVEAARQKYPEKDVVAVFQPHTFTRTQAFLDDFASSLNLADKVYLCEIFGSARENHGKLTIDDLKAKIPNAQILNEEETAVLRNHEDSVIMFMGAGDIQKFQQAYENQI; this is translated from the coding sequence ATGACTATTTACCATTTCGTAGGTATTAAGGGGTCTGGAATGAGTGCATTGGCACAAGTTCTGCATGATATGAATTATCAGGTTCAAGGCTCCGATTTTGAGAAACACTTTTTTACTCAGGTGGCACTTGAAAAATCCGGAATAAAGATCCTTCCCTTTCAAAAGGAAAACATACAGCCGGGCATGACGGTAATCGCCGGGAATGCATATCCGGATACACATGAAGAGATTGAGGAAGCAATGAAGCTTGGCTTGCCTGTTGTACGTTATCATCGCTTTTTAGGTGATTTCATGAAGAATTTCACGAGCATTGCAGTGACGGGAGCTCATGGGAAAACATCCACTACAGGCTTGCTTGCGCACGTAATGCGAGGCGCAAAACCAACTTCATTCCTTATTGGAGACGGTACGGGCAAAGGGGACAAGGAAGCGGAATATTTTGTTTTCGAAGCTTGTGAATACAGAAGGCATTTCCTTTCTTACTATCCTGATTATGCAATAATGACGAATATTGATTTTGACCACCCTGATTATTTTGCCAACATTGAAGATGTTTTCTCTGCTTTTCAGGAAATGTCATGGCAAGTGAATAAGGGGATTTTCGCATGCGGTGATGACGAGCAGCTGCAAAAAATCCAGGCTAAAGTGCCCGTGGTATTTTATGGTTTTGGAGAAGATAATGATTTTCAGGCACGCAATGTAGTTAAAACTACAGAAGGAACAACATTTGATGTATTTGTACGCAACACATTCTATGAGACTTTCTCTATTCCAGCCTATGGAGATCATAACGTCTTGAACTCTTTAGCTGTTATCGCTCTATGTCATTATGAAGAGATCGATGCGAAGATTGTTCAGGAACAGCTTCTTTCCTTTGAAGGGGTGAAAAGAAGATTTTCCGAGAAGAAAGTGGGCTCTCAGGTAATTATTGATGATTATGCCCACCATCCGACAGAAATTAAAGCGACTGTAGAAGCTGCCAGACAAAAGTATCCTGAGAAGGATGTTGTCGCAGTTTTCCAGCCGCATACATTTACAAGGACTCAGGCCTTTCTTGATGATTTTGCGTCAAGTCTTAATTTGGCTGACAAAGTGTACCTATGCGAAATCTTTGGCTCTGCCCGTGAAAACCATGGAAAACTCACGATTGATGACTTAAAGGCCAAAATTCCCAATGCACAAATTCTAAATGAAGAAGAAACGGCTGTACTAAGGAATCATGAAGATAGCGTAATTATGTTTATGGGTGCCGGGGATATCCAAAAATTCCAGCAGGCATACGAAAACCAAATATAA